The segment TTGTTTCTCATTTTCCCAGGAGAGAATTGCATCTTCTGTTATAATGTCCTCCTCATACAGGTGGTGCAATATCTACCAATACAATAAGCACACATTCAAACGAGTATAGGCAGAAGAAATCTGACAAGAGTTTAGAAGAATTAGAAGATTAAGTAACAACAGCATCATTATTGATTCCACACATCTTTTTGTGTAACCAGAGAATGGAAGTTCAGGGTTGCAAACTCatttataaagaaagaaaagcagCTCTAGAAATCAAGGCATAATTCTTATTGATAATAGCCATATAAGTAGTTTCCAATTAAAACCATACTAAGACTAATCCAAAATGCACAATCACAGGCTTGTTCAAGAAAGAAACCAATATTCCTTTGCCAACTAATGCATCAATTCATTCACTCCAATAGTATTTATAACACAACTCTTTGCAGAGAAACCACATGTAGACATTCGTTTCCCAATTTGCTTGGCAAGTGACAGcaactaattaaaaatgagtagatcattttttttattcctaacAGGATAAATTGTTGTTCCACCaaagaaattatttagtttggtCGATATAGACCTCATCCAAATGCAATATTTGTTTGAGCAAGCCACATACTTACATCTGTAAACAAAAGACGGAATTCTCTGATGGTCTCTAAGCAAATCTCCTCAAATTTCATTATAACTTCAATCTGTTGACACAAATTCATGGAATTTATAAGATCATTCAGAGACAAGGTTCAAACAACAAACCgattttcataacaaaaacataaaaatacaagaaaaagaaaaacttatcaCGTGTAAAGATCGTATATATATTGGAATGGCTGGGGAAAAAATCCAAGGAGACTAGATAAAATAAGAGTAGAACTGTAGAAGTACCTCTTCATCCTGGCTCTTAATATAGTTCTTCAAAAGATTCTTCCACTTGTTAATTTCCATCTTGGTATTTGCAGATAGCTCAGCTGCATTATATGAGGCATCATAagaacaatttaatttttttggggaagaggagcggggcgaacccactcgagacccagggacgtgcacaagcctcggtggaacaaatGGGGACGGGGCCACGCTCATGTGGGCGCtgaaaccacccgtacacaaccactattcacaactcccagaaatgtgccctcagccgagaatcgaactctcaccactcggtgagagctctatcaacgacccgtgtaccaatagacccgacgTCGTTGACATAagaacaatttaattaaaagaaagcaAATATAAGCTCTCTAGATTGGAGAAACATGTTGCAAATGGTAGCTTTTATCAACTCCAAGTGATAGGTTTCATAGGTTGAAGAAAATAGAGTGGAAAAGTACAAAATGCTAGTGATGACCCACATGTTAGAAACAGGTCAAAAGAAGCCAGCAAAAGAAGACTCAAATTTTGAAGCACTCACTGTTATTAGAGTAGGAAATATCCGAAGCTGACTTCATAATAGCATAAAACAGTGCACCAGCACAATCTGCATGTGACATATTGTATGACAACCTGAACATGTTGCAGTATAGTTACATAGTAATAGTAGTTACCCAAAAGAATGTAACacaattttcaaaagtaaaacatattgaaaaattaaaataaatggtaGAAAAGCTCAAGTTTAGCGAccttcaaaagtaaaacatagtgAAACAGTACAATAAATAGAATAAAGACACTCAAACCTCAATTGCATACATGACAAGACATAAAATACTTGTTGCAAGGTGTAGTATAGCCCCATTTACATTCTAACTTAAAGTCcctatttatatacatatcGACAATCTCTAGTGAGTTAGACCAGAACtgaaaagtaacaaaaacaatTGAAACTGAGGAAACAAGACAGCTTTCACATGAGTAGCAAATAATTACCAGAAATAATCATACTGAGAAGACAGATTTTACCGTAGTGAACTAATTTCTAAAATCACATTTTGAACGTCAACTCCAGCAAGAGCCCTACGGAAAGTTGCCTCAACCTAAAAGTTGCTAAAATTAGTATGAAAAATACTAACATAAGCAATAATCAATTGCTATGTGGCACTGCTTAGAGCATGCATACAACAATTACCTCATTTTCAAAATCAGCAGAATCATGATAATCTTCCCCCACACCTCCATCAAAATCAGTACCATCAGAATCAGGAATTAATTCTCCAGAAGCTGGAATACTGCTTTCATCTTGGTTAacttcatcattatcatcatgaGCACTTTGAGAGAACTTCTCAAGTTTTTCTTTAGGGATTGGTGCAATCGAAAATCTCCACTCTTCATCATGTTCTGCCTCAGAAACTGACCATATGTAACCAACTCCAGAAATACCAACCTAGACATCACCAGCAAGTATTAGAATGAAGCATAGAGATAGAAAAAGATTACACGAGGGATAGAAAAAGATTAGTGTCACACATGAGGCTGAGCTACTTTGAACTCACATACcagtatttaatttttgtaatacatGATCATTGCCCAACggaaaaattttgagatttcaGTTAAAAACAACACTGTAAATGCAACTCTACAATGTTGTCAAGTCTTTAACAAGAGTTCCTACCCAAAGATTCTTCATAAAGTTAGGGGAAGTATTCCTTGTTCCAAAGATTTTGCTGAATTTTGAACATGAACgtgaaatttaaaagaaaacatggtataaaacaagaaaacaaaggtgTCTTGATATCTGCAATATCGGTTTAGGTAATGCCAGTAGCCTGGTAGGGGAGTAGGGTGATGCATACCTTATTTGCGTCTGAGCCTGGTACATCTAGCATATCGGACAAAAGATCCTGATTTCGAGCATTTGCCACACTTGAAATTGCTGCAAATAAAAAGGTAAAGTAAGATACCATACAGAAAAGATACAAAAGAAGCATAATTCAAACAATGATCAAAATGATCAGTCACACACTAAACAGCCCCATAGACTATAAGTGAGAAAGACAGTCAAAATAGGGAAGAAACATTGTCAACAAGTAGGCAACCACACATTAGGGAGATTAAGCCAAAGAGGTTCCCCAAGAAGTAAGACATCAGTGAGCGTTTCAATAGTGCACATATAATAACATGTTGACTTACATGGACTTTCAATAACTCCACCGGTGGCATCAGCATACTCCAGCTCCTCATCACTATCTTGCTTGCATGGTTGAGGAAGTACGGAAACTTTTGAGTAAGCAGGAATGACAAGCTTCTGCCCAACCTCAACCTataggatgatgatgatgatcaaattttcttaaaaaaaaattgatatgtaAAGGAAAGACATAGGCGCATATATTAGCAGCATGCCAAAATTTGCACATTAATTAGAGAAAGGAGTTAATTGAAAAGGGTCTTGTATGCATATAAAACCCCACAAATAAGCATGTACCAACCCATGAGTTCTGAACTAAGACGTGTGTAGGCAAGGTTAACACCGTGAAATCTAATAATCACTCATTATCCATCtctcaaaaaaattacatatttggcAAATCATAAGGCTTGGATACAACATGCGAGATTATAAGCATTAGCGAGCTTGCAATTATAATCAGTAATCGCCCAAGTTAGATACATTAAATGAGGCATGCTAATGTAAGATTGAACTGTCCAAAATTGATAAAGCTGATTTTGAACCAAGAATATAGTGGAAAAAAAAGGTCAAAACTCATTTGCTACATAttgcaaaaaattattaatccaAAACGCTGGTAAACATGCAAGCATGCAGGTcacatttttctaaaaataagaaCACCAGATACGCATTCGTTTAGCAATACACACCTTAAAAGATAATATAACACCAGATTCCAATATTACACCAGCCTTCAGTTGTACCCCATCACTAACCAATGCATGACTTAGCTTACACCCATCTTCAATTGTGACATTATCCCAAATGTAGGAACTTTCGATCACAACATTCTTCCCAATAACGCATCTTTGACCAATAACTGACGTTGAGATATGACTATGATCACCAATAGTGGTTCCATTTCCAACAAAAGAGAAGGCACCAACATGCGCAGAGCGTGATAGGATGACATCTGAAGAATTATTTATACATTAGTCAAGTAAAATTATAACTCTTGCAATACAGGAATAGATGAAGACAGTGAtatcaatgatgatgagaattatcaaaaataagaagaatttATAAATGAAGAAAACAGAACTCAAATGTTTATAGATCCATGAAATAGTAAAGGCATTCAACACAAGAAATACTAAACTTAACAAACAAACATCCTCACTAGAAAGAAAAGTTAACTCTATTCTTTGGAAGTGGAGGATTTCGGCCCTTGTCAAACAACAGGAGAAAAAAATGGAGCCTGGCTTTTAGCATGTGAAGCAAATATTATCAGAGCTTTCTCAGAATATCAAAAATATGACTTTTACTACTTCATTGAGCATAACAACAAGAAGTCAACAAAAGGCATGCATATGTATCTGCATAGCACAGACAAAAGTGCAATGAAACTATGAAAGAACAAATTGTCTCTCACCAGGAGCTCGATAGATTCCTTGTCTTTCAAGCTTAGCCTGATAGCCAATTCCAAGATATTGAACATCTGGAACAAATGGATACGTCCACCTCTGGATTATATCTTTGCTGATTGTATCATAGCTCCTGAAATTCTCTACTCTAGCCGCATAACTTGCATGAGTCTCATACGTAAAAATTTTATATCCCATAATCTGAATGAAATAGATAGAAAAGTAGATTAATGCATAAGTTCCACTAAAATGATACGAACAATTCAAATAACAGATACGAACAGAAAGACCAATAAACATGGCAAGACAGTGAGGAAAGAGAACAATGCCATCAGAACATGACCAGTATGCACTGCCTCTAAATCAGAGAGAAGAACAGTATGTCAAAATAAAGCCTTTTTGTATTCTCAAGAGAAATATAGATTGAATATTGCAATTGATTATTGGTCCAAAATGTGGCACAACCTACAAGTTGAGACTCTAAAGAAAACTTTAAGACACTTCCTGAATAGGCAACCAAGCAATGATAATATAGTCTTACATCATCAACAAGCAATCCCTTCACAAAATGACGGCGAAGATGTTGATAATCGAAATTATCTGTGAAAAGACTAAGAACTTCAGGAGAGCATATATCTATGAAACaatcctgaaaaaaaaaaaaaagaaagaaacactTAATCAGTAAGCAATCAATCTCAGATGAGTACATAGAAAGGAAAATAATTTATTGCAATcaattacacaaacacaaaaaaatgacCTGTTTATCATTGTGCAAACGAAGAGCCGGATTTTCCATGAGCAATGTCTTATCCAATGATATGACCCGCTGCAAGTGATCTGCCTTGTCCTCGTAGTACAAAAGCTCCTTCGTCTCTGGATGGATGCCGATAATAATCTCATCAGTGCCAAGCCTGGTCTGAAGGGTTGTAGAAGAAGGCTTCGCATGCTTGATGACCATTGTCATTACAGCCAGCGGATCTTTCTTCCTCCTATCCTTATGTTCTTGAAGAGCCTGAGTGAGGTCCATGTTGCTGACAGTGTCGCCACTAACAAGGATAAAATCTCCACGTATCTTGAACACATCAAACAGCAAAACAACAGCAGCTTGTCAATGGAATCACTAGATGGCACATTTAACTATAGAAACAAAGATTGCACAAGGATAAAGAAAGCTTACAACGCTGCGGTTGTAGATGACGCGGAGAGCATCACCAGCACTAATGGCATCGTGGGATTCGATGGTGGAAACGgagaaagagaaggaggagggAGGCTTGATCCACTGGGACTTGTTGAGGTAGTCCTTGACCTGGTTTGCATGGGCGCAGCAGAAGACGAAGACCTCCTCAACACCAACAGACTCCAGCCACGCCAGCGTGTACTCAATCATCGGCACGTTCACCAGCGGTAGCAACACCTTCACCAAGACTCAAAATTTCACTGCAAATCAAAACACCAGGCAAACCCTAGCCCTAAACCTGAACCTAGAAAGGAAGGAGAGCCACCAAACCTTCGGGCGCTCGAGAGTGATGGGGCGGAACTTGGTGGCGAAGCTGTCAGCGAGGAGAACAGCCTGTAGAGGGACACGGGCGAGCTCCTCCGGATCATCGGAGGAGGCCGATCTCGCGACCTTCTTCGGCGCCATCGCCGGAAAAGACAGAGAGATCGATGGAGACGGAACGATGACGATTTTGTTCTTGGGTTTTTGAGAATCTGGGCCGAGGTTTTGAAATGCAAATTGGGCCAAACCGGGCCAATGATGGCCCAATACAACGGAAATCAACCCTTTTGCAGTTATGTCCTTagaaatttctgtatttttcATAAACAACCTGACTATCAGgcgtttgaaaaataaaataaaataaaataaaacttacattATTCTATTATAAGGCCAACCTTGAGGAATCGATTCTAGCTATCAAAAAAGAAGCTTCAGCTTCACTGGCGATCCAGGAAATCCAGACCAAATTAATGGATCCTAACAACTGAAGAAAGATCTCTATTTATCTGTCTTtcatgttgtttttcatttcttgtggattttgtttttattttgaggtGTATATTTTTACccttagttttttaatatatatgatttattcattttttaaaatatatattccactttttcaattaataatctatatctatatttaaaGTCTCAGCCACATTTCAATCTCTCATTAAAAGtttccaatcaaaatcatacggtattataacaatattaaaatatttataattattttttattttatatcaaaacttaaaaaaaattataattttaaaaatatttataattaaaaaatattgataattttaaattttgatgaaaCTTGGATATAAAAGTAtcaatgaaatataaatttaaattaattgtagATTATTAGAGTGGTTATAATGCaacaacatgaaaatatttgtaatttaattctaaattaattacaaattattaaaggGGTTGTCTTGCTAAACCATGAAGGTATTTGCAATTTAATCCTTAATTAATTATGANNNNNNNNNNNNNNNNNNNNNNNNNNNNNNNNNNNNNNNNNNNNNNNNNNNNNNNNNNNNNNNNNNNNNNNNNNNNNNNNNNNNNNNNNNNNNNNNNNNNNNNNNNNNNNNNNNNNNNNNNNNNNNNNNNNNNNNNNNNNNNNNNNNNNNNNNNNNNNNNNNNNNNNNNNNNNNNNNNNNNNNNNNNNNNNNNNNNNNNNNNNNNNNNNNNNNNNNNNNNNNNNNNNNNNNNNNNNNNNNNNNNNNNNNNNNNNNNNNNNNNNNNNNNNNNNNNNNNNNNNNNNNNNNNNNNNNNNNNNNNNNNNNNNNNNNNNNNNNNNNNNNNNNNNNNNNNNNNNNNNNNNNNNNNNNNNNNNNNNNNNNNNNNNNNNNNNNNNNNNNNNNNNNNNNNNNNNNNNNNNNNNNNNNNNNNNNNNNNNNNNNNNNNNNNNNNNNNNNNNNNNNNNNNNNNNNNNNNNNNNNNNNNNNNNNNNNNNNNNNNNNNNNNNNNNNNNNNNNNNNNNNNNNNNNNNNNNNNNNNNNNNNNNNNNNNNNNNNNNNNNNNNNNNNNNNNNNNNNNNNNNNNNNNNNNNNNNNNNNNNNNNNNNNNNNNNNNNNNNNNNNNNNNNNNNNNNNNNNNNNNNNNNNNNNNNNNNNNNN is part of the Dioscorea cayenensis subsp. rotundata cultivar TDr96_F1 chromosome 22, TDr96_F1_v2_PseudoChromosome.rev07_lg8_w22 25.fasta, whole genome shotgun sequence genome and harbors:
- the LOC120252723 gene encoding translation initiation factor eIF-2B subunit epsilon, with the translated sequence MAPKKVARSASSDDPEELARVPLQAVLLADSFATKFRPITLERPKVLLPLVNVPMIEYTLAWLESVGVEEVFVFCCAHANQVKDYLNKSQWIKPPSSFSFSVSTIESHDAISAGDALRVIYNRSVIRGDFILVSGDTVSNMDLTQALQEHKDRRKKDPLAVMTMVIKHAKPSSTTLQTRLGTDEIIIGIHPETKELLYYEDKADHLQRVISLDKTLLMENPALRLHNDKQDCFIDICSPEVLSLFTDNFDYQHLRRHFVKGLLVDDIMGYKIFTYETHASYAARVENFRSYDTISKDIIQRWTYPFVPDVQYLGIGYQAKLERQGIYRAPDVILSRSAHVGAFSFVGNGTTIGDHSHISTSVIGQRCVIGKNVVIESSYIWDNVTIEDGCKLSHALVSDGVQLKAGVILESGVILSFKVEVGQKLVIPAYSKVSVLPQPCKQDSDEELEYADATGGVIESPSISSVANARNQDLLSDMLDVPGSDANKVGISGVGYIWSVSEAEHDEEWRFSIAPIPKEKLEKFSQSAHDDNDEVNQDESSIPASGELIPDSDGTDFDGGVGEDYHDSADFENEVEATFRRALAGVDVQNVILEISSLRLSYNMSHADCAGALFYAIMKSASDISYSNNTELSANTKMEINKWKNLLKNYIKSQDEEIEVIMKFEEICLETIREFRLLFTDILHHLYEEDIITEDAILSWENEKQGADESDKIFVKQAEHFIKWLKEASEEDEDEDEDD